The genomic stretch GGTTTACCGACTGCTGCGCGACGCAGTTCAATTTTGGGAAAGGCGATGTTTTTACAGCCTTCAACCAGAATCAGATCCAGTTGCTGATGATCAAAGCGGGTCAGCAGGTAATCAAATTCGGCTTCCGCATCCGGGGTTTCGGTCATTAGTGCATGGCGGTTACGGGACGCAATCAACATCTGGGAAGCGCCGGCTTTACGCAGACGATAGCTGTCTTTACCCGGCTTATCGACATCAAAATGGTGGTGGGCATGTTTTAGTACGCCCACCCGCAGCCCGGCTGCAGTCAGTTTAGGCAGCAGAGCCTCCAATAAGGTTGTTTTACCGGTTCCTGAGTAGGCGGCAAATCCGAGCAGCGGCAGTTTAAGGGCTGAAGTCTGACGATCATTCGTCTGACGAACAGGAATAGTCATGGCTGTAATGCTCCGAACTGAGCCAGCTCTTGTGGCGTATTCAGGTTAAAAAAGCAATCTGGACAGTCGCGGAAATCGACTTCACGAGTGTGGCATTCATTGTAAAGTAATACAATTTTACGGTCGCCACGTTCAAGAAACGCGCTCAGTTTAGGCAGCACCCGTTTATGGAACAGGGTAAAGACCGGCTGAGTGTGTTGCCCGTCGCTGGCGACCAGAATGTCACACTCCGGAGTGACGGTGTCACAAAAACGCTGCACTAAATCGGTCGCAATCATAGGGCTGTCACAAGGGACAAATCCGACCCAATCGGTTGATGCCGCTTTGAGTCCGGCATGAATGCCGCCCAGCGGACCGGGAAAGTCAGCAAATTCATCGCTCACCACGGGAGCAAATTGCTGATACCAATCCTGATTACGGTTCGCGTTGATCAGGATATGTTCGGCTTGTGGGGTTAACCGTTCCAGCACATGCTGGATGAGCGGCTTGTTGTTGAGTGTAATCAGACCTTTGTCGTTTCCGCCCATCCGGCTCGCCTGGCCACCGGCTAAAATAACCCAAC from Vibrio ostreae encodes the following:
- the mobA gene encoding molybdenum cofactor guanylyltransferase MobA; protein product: MLLPSQTSWVILAGGQASRMGGNDKGLITLNNKPLIQHVLERLTPQAEHILINANRNQDWYQQFAPVVSDEFADFPGPLGGIHAGLKAASTDWVGFVPCDSPMIATDLVQRFCDTVTPECDILVASDGQHTQPVFTLFHKRVLPKLSAFLERGDRKIVLLYNECHTREVDFRDCPDCFFNLNTPQELAQFGALQP